Proteins encoded within one genomic window of Haematobia irritans isolate KBUSLIRL chromosome 5, ASM5000362v1, whole genome shotgun sequence:
- the Vps25 gene encoding vacuolar protein sorting 25, with protein MTEFHWPWEYTFPPFFTLQPHEETRRQQISVWSDLFLRYLKYLNKFTISIHDNTFPLYNNESLKRKLSSTMILQILENLQNTGHAKPIDKKRTEWQVYWNTLEEFANMIYDWIQETGQVNTVFTLYEIAHGDTTEGREFHDIDEEVLLNVLRLLETRGKCELIEMDGSYGVKFF; from the exons ATGACGGAATTTCATTGGCCGTGGGAATATACGTTTCCTCCCTTTTTCAC gtTACAACCTCATGAGGAAACACGACGGCAACAAATTAGCGTGTGGTCCGATTTGTTTCTTAGATACTTGAAATATTTGAATAAGTTCACAATAAGCATACACGACAATACCTTTCCCCTATACAACAATGAGTCCCTTAAAAGGAAATTATCATCGACGATGatacttcaaattttggaaaatctacaAAATACAGGACACGCAAAACCCATAGACAAAAAACGCACTGAGTGGCAGGTGTATTGGAACACGCTTGAAGAATTCGCAAATATGATATATGATTGGATACAGGAAACGGGCCAAGTGAACACAGTGTTTACACTTTATGAAATAGCACACGGTGATACGACGGAAGGACGCGAGTTCCATGACATTGATGAAGAAGTGTTGCTAAATGTTTTGCGTCTATTGGAAACCAGAGGAAAGTGTGAACTGATTGAAATGGATGGAAGTTATGGCGTTAAGTTTTTCTAG
- the Cirl gene encoding calcium-independent receptor for alpha-latrotoxin: protein MLTYVRIDPSHFTIYHAITPKYQTAYACEGKKLTIECETGDLINLIRANYGRFSITICNDHGNMEWSVNCMFPKSLTVLNSRCAHKQSCGVLATTSMFGDPCPGTHKYLEAHYQCISASQTSTTTNRPSPPPWVLSNAPPLLPNSSSSVINPSVITPPVQPAQPLPPRIPPLPSSPGPPTIHTTLPGGRLKANSSMKTPPRHDGGGLPPPPLHHHHGHSSGNHHGTAGNDQQKDALPREHGHKSTLETTPSKSPYNGSNNTTAPPNTRILTGVGGTGSDDGTLLTTKTTTRQQQLPNPLPSGATTASSSVGNVNSTLGTGVIKSINNINMNSGLVGEDETNMFCGPTNARNLFWNVTRVGDVNVQPCPGGATGIAKWRCVLMKRINLDEDDEISSSTQTPLCNGTNCVNFRLRNFEPTWHPLTPDLTQCRSLWLSNLEVRVSQRDSSLISIANDLSEVTSSKTLYGGDMLVTTKIIQTMSEKMFHDKETFPDQRLREAMILELLQGVVKTGSNLLDESQLSSWLDLNQEDQMRVATSLLTGLEENAFLLADTIIRERNVVQKVKNILLSVRVLETKNMQSNEVFPDNGQWQISDDRIELPKEALIENSDSGLVRVVFAAFDRLESILKPSYDHFDIKSARSYIRSTAILANDSLDASNSPLPQRIRILNSKVISASLGKGRHIQLSQPIKLVLRHLKTENVTNPTCVFWNYIDHAWSANGCVLESTNRTHSICMCNHLTNFAILMDVMDDHTHSLFTMFDGNMRILIYVSISICLIFIVVALLTLKIFNGVFIKSARTSIYRSIYICLLFVEILFLIGIEQTETSKFCGFITVFLHCAILTAIAWFCFEAFQSYTTLTTDDILLEVDQTSKVNCYYLLSYGLSLTIVAISLAINPNTYTQNDYCVLMEANLLFYATFVTPVTLFVLGALGYTFLSWVIMCRKSRSTLKNKEHTRLANVRFDIRCSFIFLLLLCSVWLSAYFYLRRSKIDDEMAQLYGYLFVGFNTMMGIYIFVFHCIQNEKIRREYRKYVRQNSWLPKCLRCSKASISSGIVGGSGCGMNSSGTLTNNVNALGASNTGTQLKKSKMTIGDANDNEEIGNVGVASEDVIMTTSDCELNDGISRRQGSSSTNTGAGGSLKSGIIPGNIVVQHNTKTNDPTLQTNHSALERNSNIIMGIPGASGTLRSTGGVHTPSAGHTSPTSSVSSTHLIFGQGHKQQQQQLPGGTINGQQSQEAFYHQPDYYAWQQKAMKGQTRDYHGTGVSPQQQTHEFFYWTQKHNQGHGKKKRGSNTGSDSPSGSLHSRNTATSQQILFYPSYKKTTMKQQGPVLQQQHPYYAEAIEPGAPPYYARQRRPPHSQQQQHHQLSSDDEQMEHAAHAHLLQQMNRRIPGPPGEFTMTPAAMGTQPRYYRNKHSNCDLNQPDNFDLHRVGGGGGVGGSASETYYNQGSLTGDNGPVYEEILSNRTSDVQHYNVDDMLPQQHDYEDERVMQVVYQRQQQKKMINRYPPQCNNRVGGVNHDYVDDFEGHAVESQSPYSDDDDEEEEDDDRDEDDCSDDHLPAQSDERMRRLMAMQDADFQRRFQRQLRKNAQANEGTAPPPGYHEYHETVQPYSQSQPLHHQQSQASQHQQPITVFGVSSGAGGSIRSFKKTANASGSRLAVNELFSHGPPLPPANQHPMQKNKQPQSQLPSQQHPISPQSLNTPVVGRNISAMLDENNTVRCYLEPLEK from the exons ATGTTAACATACGTCCGAATTGACCCATCCCACTTTACTATATATCACGCCATAA CACCGAAGTATCAGACTGCCTATGCctgtgaaggtaagaaattaacAATAGAATGTGAAACAGGCGATCTGATCAATTTAATACGAGCGAATTATGGGCGATTTTCGATTACCATTTGTAATGATCATGGAAATATGGAGTGGAGTGTAAATTGTATGTTTCCCAAAAGTCTTACAGTGCTGAATTCTAg ATGTGCCCACAAACAAAGTTGTGGTGTTTTGGCAACAACAAGTATGTTTGGCGATCCTTGCCCAGGCACTCACAAATATCTAGAAGCGCATTACCAGTGTATATCGGCATCACAAACATCCACAACAACAAATCGTCCAAGCCCACCACCATGGGTGTTATCGAACGCGCCCCCATTATTACCAAATAGTAGTTCGTCTGTTATCAATCCCTCCGTTATAACACCACCTGTCCAACCTGCACAACCACTTCCACCACGCATTCCCCCATTACCATCGTCGCCAGGACCCCCAACAATACACACAACTTTACCGGGAGGAAGGTTGAAAGCGAACAGCTCGATGAAAACTCCCCCTAGACATGATGGTGGTGGATTGCCTCCGCCTCCATTACACCATCATCATGGTCACTCGAGTGGAAACCATCACGGAACAGCAGGAAACGATCAACAGAAGGATGCTTTACCAAGAGAACATGGTCATAAATCTACACTAGAGACAACACCTAGCAAATCCCCATACAACGGCTCGAACAACACAACTGCACCTCCTAATACTAGGATTTTAACAGGTGTTGGTGGTACTGGTAGTGACGATGGTACTCTATTAACTACAAAGACTACCACCAGACAGCAACAACTACCAAATCCTTTACCATCCGGTGCAACCACTGCTTCATCATCAGTTGGAAATGTAAATTCAACATTAGGTACCGGtgttataaaatcaataaaCAACATAAATATGAATAGTGGACTTGTAGGAGAAGACGAAACAAATAtgttttgtggtcctacaaatgCCAGGAACCTCTTTTGGAACGTAACTCGTGTGGGAGATGTAAATGTACAGCCGTGTCCGGGTGGCGCCACAGGTATAGCAAAGTGGCGCTGCGTTTTAATGAAGAGAATAAACCTAGACGAGGATGACGAAATATCATCTTCAACGCAGACACCACTTTGCAATGGTACAAATTGCGTAAACTTTCGATTGCGAAATTTTGAACCTACgtggcatccactaacaccagaTTTGACGCAATGTCGTAGCCTTTGGTTAAGTAATCTCGAGGTTCGAGTTAGTCAAAGAGATTCGTCATTGATTTCGATAGCAAACGATTTATCGGAAGTCACAAGCAGTAAAACGCTTTATGGCGGTGATATGCTTGTGACCACGAAGATTATACAGACAatgtccgaaaaaatgttccacGATAAGGAAACATTTCCCGATCAGCGGTTAAGGGAAGCCATGATATTGGAACTTTTACAAGGCGTCGTTAAAACAGGATCGAACCTTTTGGATGAATCGCAATTGTCGTCATGGTTAGATCTGAATCAGGAAGACCAAATGAGGGTTGCAACATCTCTACTCACAGGTTTGGAAGAAAATGCGTTTCTGTTGGCCGACACCATAATAAGGGAAAGAAATGTGGTGCAAAAggttaaaaatatat TGCTGTCGGTGCGTGTTTTGGAAACTAAAAATATGCAATCCAATGAAGTATTCCCCGATAATGGACAGTGGCAAATCAGCGATGATAGAATTGAGTTGCCCAAAGAAGCATTGATTGAAAATAGCGATAGCGGTTTAGTTCGGGTAGTTTTTGCTGCTTTTGACCGCTTGGAGTCTATACTTAAACCCTCTTATGATCATTTTGATATTAAATCTGCCAGAAGTTATA TACGCAGTACTGCCATATTGGCTAATGACTCTCTGGATGCCTCTAATTCGCCCCTACCACAACGTATACGTATACTAAATAGCAAAGTTATTTCAGCTAGTTTAGGCAAGGGACGCCATATACAACTATCACAACCTATTAAATTAGTTTTGCGACACCTTAAAACGGAAAATGTGACCAATCCCACTTGCGTATTTTGGAATTACATAGACCA TGCGTGGTCAGCTAATGGCTGTGTTTTAGAATCGACTAACCGTACACATAGCATATGTATGTGTAATCACCTGACCAACTTTGCCATACTCATGGATGTAATGGATGATCATACGCATTCATTGTTTACCATGTTTGATGGCAATATGCGAATACTCATTTACGTTAGCATCTCAATATGCTTAATATTTATAGTGGTAGCATTATTGACTCTAAAGATATTTAATGGAGTATTTATTAAG tctGCACGCACTTCCATTTATCGAAGTATTTATATATGCTTACTATTTGTCGAAATTCTCTTTCTAATTGGTATTGAACAAacggaaacgagtaaattttgtgGATTTATCACGGTATTTTTACATTGTGCCATATTGACTGCCATCGCGTGGTTTTGTTTTGAAG CATTTCAATCGTACACAACTCTAACCACTGATGATATTTTGCTCGAGGTTGATCAAACCTCAAAAGTAAATTGTTATTATCTACTCTCGTATGGTCTATCGCTAACTATAGTAGCAATATCATTAGCCATTAATCCTAACACATACACCCAGAATGACTATTGTGTTTTAATGGAGGCAAATTTGCTTTTCTACGCTACTTTTGTAACTCCAGTCACGCTGTTTGTGTTG GGTGCTTTGGGCTACACCTTTCTCTCATGGGTAATCATGTGCAGAAAATCGAGGTCAACTTTAAAAAACAAAGAACACACGAGACTAGCAAATGTCCG GTTCGATATACGTTGTTCGTTTATATTCCTGCTTTTACTTTGCTCCGTTTGGCTTTCGGCCTATTTTTATTTGAGGCGTTCAAAAATCGACGACGAAATGGCTCAGTTATATGGATATCTATTTGTCGGTTTCAATACTATGATGGGAATTTATATTTTCGTCTTTCACTGTATACAAAATGAAAAG ATTCGACGGGAGTATCGAAAATACGTTAGACAAAATTCTTGGCTGCCAAAATGTTTGCGTTGTTCAAAAGCATCAATTTCTTCTGGTATTGTTGGCGGAAGTGGGTGCGGAATGAATTCGTCTGGTACTTTAACCAACAATGTGAATGCTTTAGGGGCCTCTAACACAGGCACCCAATTGAAGAAATCGAAGATGACTATAGGTGATGCTAATGACAACgaagaaattggaaatgtaggtgTTGCATCAGAAGATGTGATAATGACAACAAGTGATTGTGAATTGAATGATGGCATTTCACGGCGTCAGGGATCATCGTCAACGAATACAGGGGCCGGTGGCAGCTTAAAAAGTGGTATAATTCCGGGAAATATTGTGGTTCAACACAATACGAAAACCAATGATCCCACTTTGCAGACAAACCATAGTGCATTGGAACGAAATTCGAATATTATTATGGGAATTCCGGGAGCTTCTGGTACCTTGCGATCGACCGGAGGAGTACATACTCCTAGTGCTGGACATACATCACCAACCTCCTCAGTTAGTTCTACACACTTGATATTTGGACAAGgacacaaacaacaacaacaacagctacCTGGAGGCACCATTAACGGCCAACAAAGTCAAGAAGCATTCTATCATCAACCTGATTACTATGCATGGCAGCAAAAAGCTATGAAGGGCCAAACGAGGGATTATCATGGCACTGGAGTATCGCCCCAGCAACAAAcgcacgaatttttttattggactCAAAAGCATAACCAAGGACATGGAAAAAAGAAGCGCGGAAGCAACACCGGTTCCGATTCTCCTAGCGGTTCACTGCATTCACGGAATACAGCTACTTCCCAACAAATCCTTTTTTATCCTTCGTACAAAAAAACTACAATGAAACAACAAGGCCCGGTTTTGCAACAACAGCATCCTTATTATGCTGAGGCTATTGAACCTGGAGCACCTCCGTACTATGCGCGACAGCGTAGACCTCCACattctcaacaacaacaacatcatcaaCTATCATCGGATGATGAACAAATGGAGCATGCTGCACATGCTCATTTGCTGCAACAGATGAATCGTCGTATTCCCGGCCCACCTGGAGAATTTACTATGACTCCAGCGGCAATGGGGACACAACCacgttactatagaaataagcatTCCAACTGTGATTTAAACCAACCAGATAATTTTGATTTACATCgtgttggtggtggtggtggagtAGGTGGTAGTGCCAGTGAGACTTACTACAATCAAGGATCACTGACTGGTGATAATGGACCTGTATACGAAGAGATTTTAAGTAATCGTACCTCAGACGTACAACACTATAATGTTGATGATATGTTACCCCAACAGCATGACTATGAAGATGAACGTGTCATGCAAGTAGTGTACCAGCGCCAGCAGCAGAAGAAAATGATAAATCGCTACCCTCCTCAATGTAATAATCGAGTAGGGGGTGTTAACCATGATTATGTGGATGACTTCGAGGGGCATGCTGTTGAAAGTCAAAGTCCTTACAGCGACGACGATGACGAGGAGGAGGAGGATGACGATCGTGATGAAGATGATTGCAGCGATGATCATTTACCTGCACAAAGTGACGAACGCATGCGCAGATTAATGGCAATGCAAGATGCTGACTTCCAAAGACGATTTCA GCGTCAGTTGCGCAAGAATGCCCAGGCAAATGAAGGAACGGCTCCTCCCCCTGGCTACCACGAGTACCATGAGACGGTGCAACCATATTCGCAATCTCAACCACTTCACCACCAACAATCACAAGCCTCTCAGCATCAACAACCTATAACGGTTTTTGGGGTAAGTAGCGGCGCCGGTGGATCCATTCGTAGTTTTAAGAAAACTGCAAATGCTTCCGGTAGCCGCTTAGCTGTAAATGAGCTCTTTAGTCATGGACCTCCTTTACCACCTGCCAACCAACATCCTATGCAGAAAAATAAGCAACCACAATCACAGCTTCCATCCCAGCAACATCCAATTTCGCCACAATCGTTAAACACACCTGTGGTAGGGCGAAATATCTCTGCAATGTTGGATGAGAATAATACTGTGCGATGTTATTTAGAGCCTTTAGAAAAGTAA
- the mRpL41 gene encoding mitochondrial ribosomal protein L41, with amino-acid sequence MQIFKKFVSISLRGQQRSISTTSPLEGKRNFRKFLVYNKRGTRVVKDTQRYNQENPPVAVHKRGVRDTGMLVKGKYIEIPEKIPELIVPNLDGCKLKPYVSYKAPEVIQSEFTSLDLFNAVYSKKIIDDFKEGKLKDDYSPINPSENEVLGAEEALLRARKTGSDIF; translated from the coding sequence ATGcagatttttaaaaagtttgtaTCGATTTCTTTGAGAGGCCAACAAAGATCTATAAGCACCACATCTCCCTTAGAAGGCAAACGAAATTTCCGGAAATTTTTAGTGTACAACAAACGTGGTACTAGGGTTGTTAAAGATACTCAGCGATATAATCAAGAAAATCCTCCTGTGGCTGTCCACAAAAGAGGTGTTCGTGACACCGGTATGTTGGTAAAAGGGAAGTACATAGAGATCCCTGAGAAAATACCAGAGCTGATTGTCCCTAATCTCGATGGCTGCAAGTTGAAGCCTTACGTTTCTTATAAAGCTCCCGAAGTGATACAGTCTGAATTTACTAGCCTGGATCTCTTTAATGCTGTATActcgaaaaaaataattgatgatTTTAAAGAGGGTAAACTAAAAGACGATTATTCACCGATAAATCCATCAGAAAATGAAGTTCTAGGTGCGGAGGAAGCTCTACTAAGGGCTAGAAAAACGGGTTCAGacatattttaa
- the Xpd gene encoding general transcription and DNA repair factor IIH helicase subunit Xpd: protein MKISVDGLLVYFPYEYIYPEQYAYMVELKRSLDAKGHCLLEMPSGTGKTATLLSLIVAYMIEHPESVRKLIYCSRTVPEIEKVIAELQNLIAYYEKNAPEPPALLGLVLSSRKNMCIHPDVSKEREGKSVDGKCYGLTASYVRERHEHDPETEICQYFEGFSLEGKESSLPVGVYSIDDLKEYGRMRNWCPYFLARYAIGQAHIVVYSYHYLLDPKIAEVVSKEMCRESCIVFDEAHNIDNVCIDSMSVKINRRTVERSTNALNNLQKLVQEIRDEDTNRLNEEYHRMVQGLKDASVQRDTDLILANPILPNDILKEVVPGNIRNADHFLSFLRRFIEYIKTRLKVHHVIQESPAGFLKDVASKICIERKPLRFCAERLSSLLRTLEITDMTEYGALTLITHFATLVSTYTKGFTIIIEPFDDKTPTVANPILHFSCLDSSIAMAPVFQRFQSVVITSGTLSPMDMYPKILNFDPVVMSSFTMTLARPCLLPMIVSKGNDQVAISSKYETREDTAVIRNYGQLLVETAKTVPDGIVCFFTSYLYLESVVASWYDQGIVDTLLRYKLLFIETQDNAETSYALMNYVKACDCGRGAVLLAVARGKVSEGVDFDHHYGRAVLMFGIPYVFTQSRILKARLDYLRDQFQIRENDFLTFDAMRHAAQCVGRALRGKTDYGIMIFADKRFSRQDKRSRLPKWIQEHLVDSFCNLSTEEAMQLARRWLKRMAQPFTREDQLGISLLTKEQLENTAKDKLERQAQGKESAGGEVMEL, encoded by the exons ATGAAAATAAGTGTTGATGGCTTGCTGGTGTACTTCCCCTATGAGTACATCTATCCGGAACAATATGCTTATATGGTTGAATTAAAGCGCTCACTTGATGCCAAAGGCCATTGTCTGTTGGAAATGCCTTCAGGAACGGGCAAAACAGCAACATTGTTGTCTTTGATTGTGGCTTACATGATTGAACATCCCGAGTCTGTGCGTAAATTAATATACTGCTCTCGTACCGTTCCGGAGATAGAAAAAGTCATAGCAGAATTGCAAAATTTGATAGCTTATTACGAGAAGAACGCTCCTGAACCTCCAGCTCTACTAGGATTAGTCCTTAGTTCTCGCAAAAACATGTGTATACACCCTGATGTCAGCAAAGAGAGGGAAGGAAAGTCAGTGGATGGAAAATGTTACGGATTGACAGCAAGCTATGTGCGAGAACGTCATGAACATGATCCCGAAACTGAAATTT GCCAATACTTTGAGGGGTTTTCTTTAGAAGGAAAAGAATCTTCATTGCCAGTTGGAGTTTACAGTATAGATGACCTGAAGGAGTATGGACGTATGCGCAACTGGTGCCCTTATTTTCTTGCAAGATATGCT ATTGGTCAAGCACACATTGTGGTCTACAGCTATCATTATCTGTTGGATCCCAAAATTGCCGAAGTGGTCTCGAAGGAGATGTGCCGTGAAAGCTGTATTGTTTTTGACGAAGCACATAACATCGATAACGTATGCATAGATTCTATGAGCGTTAAAATAAATAGACGAACTGTGGAACGTAGTACCAATGCTTTGAATAATTTACAGAAGTTGGTGCAGGA AATACGCGACGAAGACACAAATCGGTTGAATGAGGAGTATCATAGAATGGTGCAGGGATTAAAAGATGCAAGCGTCCAAAGAGATACGGACCTGATTTTGGCAAATCCTATACTACCAAATGATATTTTAAAAG AAGTTGTTCCCGGAAATATACGTAACGCTGATCACTTTCTAAGTTTTCTGCGCCGTTTTATCGAGTATATTAAAACACGATTGAAAGTACACCATGTAATCCAAGAATCACCTGCAGGATTTTTGAAAGATGTTGcttcaaaaatatgtatagaACGTAAACCTTTACGATTCTGTGCTGAACGCCTTTCAAGCTTGTTGAGGACTTTGGAAATTACCGACATGACTGAATATGGTGCTTTGACATTG ATTACTCATTTCGCAACATTGGTTAGCACGTATACTAAAGGATTTACTATCATTATTGAGCCCTTTGATGACAAAACACCAACAGTAGCAAATCCAATATTACATTTCAGTTGCCTAGATTCTTCGATAGCAATGGCTCcagtttttcaaagatttcagtCGGTGGTGATAACTTCTGGTACTTTGTCTCCTATGGATATgtacccgaaaattttgaatttcgatCCTGTCGTAATGAGTTCTTTTACAATGACGCTAGCTCGTCCTTGTCTTTTGCCCATG ATCGTTTCAAAGGGCAACGATCAAGTCGCCATATCTTCAAAGTATGAAACGCGCGAAGATACCGCTGTTATACGAAATTATGGTCAACTTTTGGTGGAAACCGCAAAAACTGTACCAGACGGAATAGTTTGTTTCTTTACTTCATATCTTTATTTGGAATCGGTCGTTGCTTCCTGGTATGATCAAGGCATTGTGGATACATTGTTGCGTTATAAACTTCTATTTATAGAGACGCAAGACAACGCCGAGACAAGCTATGCTTTAATGAATTATGTTAAA GCATGCGATTGTGGCCGTGGTGCAGTTCTTTTGGCCGTAGCTCGTGGAAAAGTTTCGGAGGGCGTAGATTTTGATCATCACTATGGACGTGCTGTTCTTATGTTTGGTATTCCGTATGTTTTTACACAGTCTAGGATTCTCAAGGCACGGTTAGATTACCTACGTGACCAGTTTCAGATACGTGAAAATGATTTTCTTACTTTTGATGCTATGAGGCACGCAGCACAATGTGTGGGTCGAGCTTTGAGAGGTAAAACCGACTACGGCATCATGATATTTGCGGATAAGCGTTTTTCGCGGCAAGATAAAAGAAGTCGTCTACCTAAATGGATACAAGAACACCTAGTTGACAGCTTTTGCAATTTAAGTACGGAGGAGGCTATGCAGTTAGCTCGTCGTTGGCTGAAACGAATGGCCCAACCATTTACTAGGGAAGATCAATTGGGTATATCCTTGTTGACAAAAGAACAATTGGAAAATACAGCTAAAGATAAATTAGAACGACAAGCTCAGGGTAAAGAATCTGCAGGCGGGGAAGTTATGGAACTATAA